One genomic window of Candidatus Pseudobacter hemicellulosilyticus includes the following:
- a CDS encoding response regulator transcription factor, with protein MKSRILFVEDEADLGNAIKKYFEILQFEVTWHLDGKSALADFTANPNGYDIVLLDVSMPLMDGFELAQQISRLNAQQPFLFLTARNERADKLHGLELGAVDYIVKPFDIDELVLRIKNNIRRVQPNGAPAREVIEKGDVKFYKDSLKLVIGEEVITLTAREADLLEFLFAHANRVVKRQEILTRLWNDNDYFLGRSLDVFIFRLRKYLSKSSSVQIANVYGVGFVLEVADGNY; from the coding sequence ATGAAATCGAGAATATTATTTGTGGAAGATGAGGCCGACCTGGGCAATGCGATAAAGAAATATTTCGAGATCCTCCAGTTTGAGGTCACCTGGCACCTGGACGGAAAAAGCGCCCTGGCCGATTTTACCGCCAACCCCAACGGCTATGATATTGTGCTGCTGGACGTTTCCATGCCCCTCATGGATGGCTTTGAGCTGGCCCAGCAGATCAGCCGGCTCAACGCACAACAACCCTTCCTGTTCCTGACCGCGCGGAATGAGCGGGCCGACAAACTCCATGGCCTGGAGCTGGGCGCCGTGGACTATATTGTAAAGCCCTTTGATATTGATGAACTGGTGCTGCGGATCAAGAACAATATCCGGCGGGTGCAGCCCAATGGCGCCCCGGCCCGGGAAGTGATTGAAAAAGGAGATGTAAAATTCTATAAGGACTCCCTGAAGCTGGTGATCGGCGAAGAGGTGATCACACTCACAGCCCGGGAGGCCGATCTGCTGGAATTTCTTTTTGCCCATGCCAACCGGGTGGTAAAAAGACAGGAGATACTGACCCGGCTCTGGAACGACAACGACTATTTCCTGGGCCGCAGCCTGGACGTATTTATCTTCCGCCTGCGCAAATACCTGAGCAAATCCAGCTCCGTACAGATCGCCAACGTATATGGCGTAGGCTTTGTCCTGGAAGTGGCAGACGGTAATTATTAG
- a CDS encoding RagB/SusD family nutrient uptake outer membrane protein, which produces MNKHIIITVFCLIAGTVLLPSCSKFLDQVPNDRQTIEEVFQKKRPTEEYLANVYNYVRDESDQWNATPWIGNVDEVNVAWAKWTVYQLNVGSWNPSQAHFNFWNHYYNGIRSATYFMNNIDGNKEILALDGQQLIDQYKAEARFLRAWFYCMVLRQYGPAVIIGDEEIPADALGDALQLPRSPYDQCIDYIVSELDQAAAVLPAVPASNRDYGRATKGAAMAIKARLLLYAASPGYNGNTDFAGFVNAEGQPFINQSFDREKWKRAADAAKAVIDLNVYSLYEDATRDPIKSYRGVHLVPWNGETIFARKSNGLWNWDYNCSLRSAGGWNGIAPVQEMIDAYFMKDGRSIQESPLYSETGFTNNVYNMYVNREPRFYASVLFNGARFKGGSYKDSTTVDMMYSGKDGKKNGGEDYSHTGYLVLKGVSPETDRLGGVSFERPFVLVRLGEIYLNYAEALAEYGGNETEVLKYLNLIRKRAGVPEYGSVDLPAPGGQDLVQKIRAERRVELAYESHRWFDVRRWKMAASVMGNLHGMSIDKDGAEYYKRVVADNHLWRPAYFWFPLSQQEMDRGLQLVQNPGW; this is translated from the coding sequence ATGAACAAGCATATTATTATCACCGTTTTCTGCCTCATTGCCGGAACAGTCCTGCTGCCATCCTGCAGCAAGTTCCTGGACCAGGTGCCTAATGACAGGCAGACAATTGAAGAAGTATTCCAGAAAAAAAGGCCTACGGAAGAGTACCTGGCCAACGTATATAATTATGTCCGGGATGAAAGCGATCAGTGGAATGCCACGCCCTGGATCGGTAACGTGGATGAGGTCAATGTGGCCTGGGCCAAATGGACCGTTTACCAGTTGAATGTAGGCAGTTGGAACCCCAGCCAGGCACATTTCAATTTCTGGAACCACTATTATAACGGCATCCGTTCCGCCACCTATTTCATGAATAATATAGATGGCAATAAGGAAATCCTGGCGCTGGACGGGCAGCAGCTTATTGACCAGTACAAAGCGGAAGCCCGCTTCCTGCGCGCCTGGTTCTATTGCATGGTCCTCCGCCAGTACGGTCCGGCTGTGATCATTGGGGATGAAGAGATCCCGGCAGATGCGCTGGGCGATGCCCTCCAGCTGCCCCGCAGTCCTTATGACCAGTGCATTGATTATATTGTTTCCGAACTGGACCAGGCTGCTGCTGTGCTGCCTGCTGTTCCGGCCTCCAACCGAGACTATGGCCGCGCTACAAAAGGCGCTGCAATGGCCATCAAAGCCCGCCTGCTGCTGTACGCGGCCAGCCCTGGTTATAATGGCAACACTGATTTTGCCGGCTTTGTGAATGCAGAAGGACAGCCTTTTATCAACCAGAGTTTTGACCGGGAAAAATGGAAGCGTGCTGCTGATGCCGCCAAAGCGGTGATTGACCTCAATGTATATTCCCTGTATGAAGATGCTACCAGGGATCCCATCAAATCATATAGAGGCGTTCACCTGGTTCCGTGGAATGGGGAAACCATTTTTGCCCGCAAAAGCAATGGCCTCTGGAACTGGGACTATAACTGCTCCCTGCGTTCGGCCGGCGGCTGGAATGGCATTGCTCCGGTGCAGGAAATGATTGATGCTTATTTCATGAAAGATGGACGCTCTATCCAGGAGTCCCCACTGTATTCAGAGACCGGCTTCACCAACAATGTATACAATATGTATGTGAACCGGGAGCCCCGCTTTTATGCATCCGTACTGTTCAATGGAGCCAGGTTTAAAGGTGGTTCCTATAAGGATTCTACTACTGTTGATATGATGTATTCCGGGAAGGATGGCAAAAAGAATGGCGGTGAAGACTATTCCCATACAGGGTACCTGGTGCTGAAAGGCGTATCGCCGGAGACCGACCGGCTGGGTGGGGTAAGTTTTGAAAGGCCTTTTGTCCTGGTGCGCCTGGGAGAAATTTACCTGAACTATGCAGAAGCACTGGCGGAATACGGCGGCAATGAAACCGAGGTCCTCAAATACCTGAACCTGATCCGTAAGCGGGCCGGTGTGCCGGAATACGGCAGCGTTGACCTGCCTGCACCTGGCGGTCAGGACCTGGTGCAGAAGATCAGGGCGGAGCGCCGTGTTGAGCTGGCCTATGAATCCCATCGCTGGTTTGATGTGCGCAGGTGGAAGATGGCCGCCTCTGTAATGGGCAACCTGCATGGCATGAGCATCGATAAAGATGGTGCTGAATACTATAAACGTGTAGTGGCTGATAACCACCTCTGGAGACCAGCCTATTTCTGGTTCCCCCTGTCGCAACAGGAAATGGACCGCGGCCTGCAGCTGGTACAGAATCCCGGCTGGTAA
- a CDS encoding TlpA disulfide reductase family protein, which yields MIQMKKMVLAGCLLSGMSVLAQNNPYGIKDTLLAGKDEVLAKHLPYGNKQLYFASYVLPPDAFLQKIADFKKEMGPLLEGEKDAKRKELKQKDLDYYTRVKLKAYTSMYGLDSVNMMKVEEWLADNKGTPTFMEKLDSVYKTMFVKKLSPEEKNLLDSAVSAGGNHQEAELFKLSAAYRQWIDDFITKERMTTYKADTILGYYGTNIVKLRVVKEEFADPFMKEYLSYGLTGLVLKMVKDSGEVAKAYSNFMALVTNKEARKNISEVYANMQMMASKAMAPDFTYATVDDKKVSLSDLKGKYVYIDVWATWCGPCKAEIPFLQKIEKEYHGKNIHFVSLSVDRMADKGKWISYVKDHQLGGIQLMADKDFNSDFIKKFNIAAIPRFILIDPKGAIVSGDAARPSDPALKTLLDSLL from the coding sequence AAAGATACCCTGCTGGCCGGAAAAGATGAGGTCCTGGCCAAACACCTGCCCTATGGTAATAAGCAGCTGTATTTTGCCTCCTATGTGCTGCCGCCCGATGCCTTCCTGCAAAAAATAGCGGACTTCAAAAAAGAAATGGGGCCGCTGTTAGAAGGGGAGAAGGATGCTAAAAGAAAAGAGCTCAAACAAAAGGACCTGGACTATTACACAAGGGTCAAGCTGAAAGCATATACCAGTATGTATGGCCTCGATTCCGTCAATATGATGAAGGTGGAGGAATGGCTGGCTGACAATAAAGGTACGCCAACGTTCATGGAAAAGCTGGATTCCGTGTACAAGACCATGTTTGTGAAAAAGCTGAGCCCGGAAGAAAAGAACCTGCTGGACTCCGCGGTATCCGCAGGAGGCAATCACCAGGAGGCGGAGCTGTTTAAGCTGTCCGCTGCTTACAGGCAATGGATAGATGATTTTATCACGAAGGAAAGAATGACCACCTACAAAGCGGATACAATTCTGGGATACTACGGGACAAATATTGTAAAGCTGAGAGTGGTGAAGGAGGAGTTTGCCGATCCTTTCATGAAGGAATACCTCAGCTATGGCCTGACCGGCCTGGTATTGAAGATGGTAAAGGACAGCGGGGAAGTGGCAAAAGCCTATTCCAATTTTATGGCGCTTGTTACCAATAAGGAAGCCCGAAAGAATATCAGTGAAGTATACGCCAATATGCAGATGATGGCTTCCAAAGCCATGGCCCCGGACTTTACCTATGCTACTGTGGATGATAAAAAGGTATCGCTGAGTGATCTGAAGGGCAAATATGTGTACATTGATGTATGGGCTACCTGGTGTGGTCCCTGCAAGGCAGAGATACCTTTCCTCCAGAAAATTGAAAAGGAATACCACGGAAAGAATATCCATTTCGTGAGCCTGTCGGTGGACAGGATGGCGGACAAAGGGAAATGGATCAGCTATGTGAAGGACCACCAGCTGGGCGGCATCCAGCTGATGGCCGACAAGGATTTCAATTCCGATTTCATTAAGAAATTCAATATTGCCGCTATCCCCCGTTTTATTTTGATAGATCCTAAAGGAGCCATCGTTTCCGGTGACGCGGCCCGGCCTTCTGATCCGGCGCTGAAGACCCTGCTGGATAGTTTGCTGTAA
- a CDS encoding HAMP domain-containing sensor histidine kinase has protein sequence MQYTITALKTTAIIGFFLLSSVQFFLVYNTYQLKDEKYFLEEKQLIDKAYQETIRTDLIFPGGQKVMDTFIWDNRMKLEELYYHNRDSFHLFNQQICSNLFNALRRNSDFDSSFARIIRKKGLRKDLQYSLFIRNIEIAFQEGQYVPLFDHQQRYPLISPAIQRPYGARINGALDDVNAQNRVSAITVSSSYRYNCRLTFCLHVEIPNRNLTVLGQMLLPLSLVLFSVLIMVLTFYITYRNWIRQKKLSEMKSDFINGITHEFHTPISAILVANKVLLREDVELDRDSMRSMVLLVGRQAERLQHLVKRVLDISSTNQLKLQKEWYGLHHLVEEILMAYHLKYAGSNLVLEFKKDSLHDEVLLDQFWFTTLLMNILDNAVKYNDKSTKEITVSTSSDKKYIYLSVADNGIGMSKEEQQHIFDKFYRHKQHQHAEVTGLGLGLYYVKQAVVAHHWKIQVESQPGTGSVFTVLIPVQQQQAVEENLFSTPKTAY, from the coding sequence ATGCAGTATACCATTACTGCCCTCAAAACAACTGCCATTATTGGTTTCTTTTTATTGTCGTCCGTCCAGTTTTTCCTGGTGTACAATACCTATCAGCTGAAGGATGAAAAGTATTTCCTGGAAGAGAAGCAACTGATCGATAAAGCTTACCAGGAAACTATCCGCACCGATCTCATTTTCCCGGGCGGGCAGAAGGTCATGGACACTTTTATCTGGGATAACCGGATGAAGCTGGAAGAGCTCTACTACCATAACCGGGATTCTTTTCATTTATTCAACCAGCAGATCTGCAGCAACCTGTTCAACGCCCTGCGCCGGAACAGTGATTTTGACAGCAGCTTTGCCCGGATCATCCGCAAAAAAGGGCTCCGGAAAGACCTGCAATACTCCCTCTTTATCAGAAACATTGAGATAGCCTTCCAGGAAGGACAATATGTGCCGCTCTTTGATCACCAGCAACGCTACCCACTGATCAGCCCGGCCATACAAAGACCTTATGGCGCCAGGATCAACGGCGCCCTGGATGATGTCAATGCACAGAACCGGGTCAGCGCTATCACCGTCAGCTCCAGCTACCGCTATAATTGCCGGCTTACCTTCTGCCTCCATGTGGAGATCCCCAACAGGAACCTGACCGTTCTGGGACAAATGCTGCTGCCACTATCCCTGGTCCTCTTTTCCGTACTGATCATGGTACTGACCTTTTATATCACCTACCGCAACTGGATCCGGCAGAAAAAACTATCGGAGATGAAATCGGATTTCATCAACGGCATTACGCATGAATTCCATACGCCTATATCAGCCATCCTGGTAGCTAATAAGGTTTTATTACGGGAAGATGTGGAGCTGGACCGCGACAGTATGCGCTCCATGGTGCTGCTGGTAGGCCGGCAGGCGGAAAGATTACAGCACCTGGTGAAAAGGGTACTGGACATTTCCAGCACCAACCAGCTTAAACTGCAGAAAGAATGGTATGGGCTGCACCACCTGGTGGAAGAGATACTGATGGCCTATCACCTGAAATACGCCGGCAGCAACCTGGTACTGGAATTCAAAAAGGACTCCCTGCATGATGAAGTGCTGCTGGACCAGTTCTGGTTCACTACCCTCCTGATGAATATCCTGGACAATGCTGTAAAATACAATGACAAGTCTACCAAGGAGATCACAGTCAGTACCAGCAGCGATAAAAAATATATTTACCTGAGCGTGGCGGATAACGGCATCGGCATGTCAAAAGAAGAACAGCAACATATCTTTGATAAGTTTTACCGGCATAAACAGCACCAGCATGCAGAGGTAACCGGGCTTGGACTGGGCCTCTACTATGTGAAACAGGCCGTAGTGGCGCATCACTGGAAGATACAGGTGGAAAGCCAGCCGGGAACAGGCAGTGTGTTCACCGTGCTGATACCGGTCCAGCAACAGCAGGCTGTGGAGGAAAACCTGTTCAGCACACCCAAAACAGCTTATTGA
- a CDS encoding DUF1735 domain-containing protein, which translates to MNLQHIVSFSAALVTVACMASCEKVDIPREEQTDSYDQVYMSAAVRNPNIVSLKMMDSAYSITYGGSYGGVGTPGQDIDIQFKVDEEKVAQYNAANGTSYSMLPASCYSFTAENATLATGTLSTSPLAIKVNPAEGMELFKEYLLAISIVSTKNDFKVNPSLRTAYYIVKASLDFADFPEFDRSGWSILAYSSQEPEEGETNGGLALHTIDGKLTTFWHTQWSPSNAAPPHWLAVDLGSSQIIHGLAFTGRQSTKSGKPNQVDVAVSTDGASWTAAGTLTLENINAQQKFFLPVTQFPEARYIRITVVSNYGNQGFTHLAELGAF; encoded by the coding sequence ATGAATCTACAGCATATTGTTTCTTTTTCCGCCGCTTTGGTCACGGTGGCCTGTATGGCCTCCTGTGAAAAAGTGGACATCCCGCGCGAAGAGCAGACTGATTCCTATGACCAGGTATATATGTCTGCTGCTGTCCGCAACCCGAATATAGTGTCCTTGAAAATGATGGATTCCGCCTATAGCATTACCTATGGTGGCAGCTATGGCGGTGTGGGCACACCCGGGCAGGATATTGATATCCAGTTTAAGGTAGATGAGGAAAAGGTGGCGCAATATAATGCCGCCAACGGCACCAGCTATTCCATGCTGCCGGCCTCCTGCTACAGCTTCACTGCGGAAAACGCCACACTGGCAACGGGGACCCTGTCCACCAGCCCGCTGGCCATCAAAGTGAATCCTGCTGAAGGAATGGAGCTCTTTAAAGAATATCTCCTGGCCATCTCCATTGTGAGTACCAAGAATGATTTCAAAGTGAACCCCTCCCTGCGTACTGCCTATTATATTGTAAAGGCTTCCCTGGACTTTGCTGATTTTCCTGAATTTGACCGCAGCGGCTGGTCTATCCTGGCCTATTCTTCCCAGGAACCGGAAGAAGGAGAAACCAACGGTGGCCTGGCGCTCCATACCATTGATGGTAAGCTGACCACTTTCTGGCATACGCAGTGGTCGCCCAGCAATGCAGCGCCTCCGCACTGGCTGGCAGTTGACCTTGGTTCGTCCCAAATTATTCATGGACTGGCCTTTACAGGCCGTCAGTCTACCAAATCGGGTAAGCCCAACCAGGTAGATGTGGCTGTCAGCACTGATGGCGCCAGCTGGACCGCAGCGGGCACCCTGACCTTGGAGAATATCAACGCACAGCAGAAATTCTTCCTTCCTGTGACCCAGTTCCCGGAAGCAAGATACATTCGCATCACCGTTGTGTCCAACTACGGTAACCAGGGCTTTACCCACCTGGCAGAACTGGGTGCATTCTAA
- a CDS encoding TonB-dependent receptor codes for MEKRRCKHLLVCTGLLLLLVLPVRQALFAQAVNRVTLTGMVKDPLNNPIPGVTVLNKKSGFSTSTTEKGIYSLPATQGDTLQFSHINYNSYSVVFQELLVINVTLEARSGTMQDVVVVGYGKQKRISTIGAQSSIKTEDLKIPAASVSNAIAGRIAGIIGVQRSGEPGYDQSQIYIRGISTFTSSSPLVLVDGVERSFNNIDAEDIASFTILKDASATAVYGVRGANGVILIETKKGVAGKPKVNVQYNQGITQFTRKPEFADGVTYLKMANEAYRNTNPGASLPLYSEEKIKATAEGTDPDLHPNVNWIDELFKDNGMNRRVNVNANGGSENATYYLSVGYYDEEGLFKTDELAQYNSAIKYSRYNFTSNLSLKVFKGTKVDFGASGWISDGNYPGNSTGAIWDQAFKMPPTVIPVRYSNGLIAMPRGEEENPYEMLTQNGYVTTNNSQIWSNIRLTQDLSFLLKGLSAYGMFSFDNNNSHNISRTKTMDTYFASHRDNEGKLVMEQTRVGSSYLGYSRANGGNSQFYTEAAINYSNSFKDHDVSGMVLYNQTDRTDAFAGDFISSIPFRYQGLAARGTYAYDNRYLAEVNLGYNGSEAFEKGHRFGYFPSYGLGWVVSNEKFFEPLMEAVSFLKFRGSYGIVGNSSIGGRRFGYIATVEGTTGYEFGNNTSNNYSGLDIGDYAVDVSWERAKKFNIGMELRTLRGGLNLTVDLFMENRDGIFRSRGDLPAYAGIRRAPDGNLGAVRNKGIDGTITYNKKLAPNLHMEFRGNFVWNRAIVKEDAQARWPYPWQQAIGRKLGQRFGLTAIGLFGSKEEVANSPLQTGDIQPGDIKYKDMNGDGRIDNYDMGPIGYGSIPEMVYGFGPSFTWKNWAVGAWFKGISNVDIHLNGEGLQPFQQEGIRGNLFSNITDRWTADGSNPDPWYPRLTYPSTSNSNYATSSWWVKNGAFIRLQNVELSYTFRKQPWLEKIGVTNLRFYAVGFNVATFSSFKLWDVEMGDGKGANYPLLKTYSFGIDCRF; via the coding sequence ATGGAAAAAAGACGGTGTAAGCACCTGCTGGTCTGTACCGGATTACTGCTCCTGCTGGTGTTACCGGTACGCCAGGCACTCTTTGCGCAGGCTGTCAACCGGGTCACCCTTACCGGTATGGTAAAGGATCCGCTTAATAATCCCATACCAGGCGTTACCGTATTGAACAAAAAATCAGGGTTCAGTACTTCCACTACAGAAAAGGGGATTTACTCCCTTCCCGCCACCCAGGGAGATACGCTCCAGTTCTCCCATATCAACTACAATTCTTATTCGGTGGTATTCCAGGAACTGCTGGTCATCAATGTTACGCTGGAAGCCCGCAGTGGTACCATGCAGGATGTAGTAGTGGTAGGCTATGGCAAACAGAAAAGGATCAGCACCATTGGTGCACAGTCCAGCATCAAAACGGAGGACCTGAAGATACCTGCAGCCAGTGTCTCCAATGCCATTGCCGGCCGGATTGCCGGTATTATTGGCGTTCAGCGCAGTGGTGAACCTGGTTATGATCAGTCGCAGATCTATATCCGGGGTATTTCTACTTTCACCAGCAGCAGCCCGCTGGTACTGGTTGATGGTGTGGAGCGCTCCTTCAATAATATTGACGCGGAGGATATTGCCAGTTTTACCATTCTTAAAGATGCTTCCGCTACCGCTGTGTACGGGGTACGGGGCGCCAACGGTGTGATCCTGATAGAGACCAAGAAAGGGGTAGCCGGCAAGCCCAAGGTGAATGTGCAGTATAACCAGGGGATCACCCAGTTTACCCGTAAGCCTGAGTTTGCTGATGGTGTCACCTACCTGAAGATGGCCAATGAGGCCTACCGCAATACCAATCCCGGCGCTTCACTGCCGCTGTATTCCGAAGAAAAGATCAAAGCAACGGCAGAAGGCACTGACCCCGACCTGCATCCCAATGTGAACTGGATTGATGAGCTGTTCAAGGACAATGGGATGAACCGTAGGGTGAACGTGAATGCCAACGGTGGTTCAGAAAATGCTACCTATTACCTGTCTGTAGGCTATTATGATGAAGAAGGTCTTTTCAAGACGGATGAGCTGGCTCAGTATAATTCGGCCATCAAATATTCCCGCTACAATTTTACCAGTAACCTCAGTCTGAAAGTCTTCAAGGGCACCAAAGTGGACTTTGGCGCTTCCGGCTGGATCTCTGACGGCAACTATCCTGGCAACAGCACTGGCGCCATCTGGGACCAGGCCTTTAAAATGCCGCCTACCGTGATCCCCGTACGTTATTCCAACGGGCTGATCGCCATGCCGCGTGGTGAAGAAGAGAATCCCTATGAAATGCTTACCCAGAACGGGTATGTGACTACCAATAACAGCCAGATCTGGTCCAATATCCGGCTGACCCAGGACCTTAGCTTCCTGCTGAAGGGATTGAGCGCCTATGGTATGTTCTCTTTCGATAACAACAACTCCCACAATATCAGCCGTACCAAAACGATGGACACTTACTTTGCCAGCCACCGGGATAATGAAGGTAAGCTGGTGATGGAACAGACCCGTGTGGGTTCCAGCTACCTGGGGTACTCAAGGGCGAACGGTGGCAACAGCCAGTTCTATACGGAGGCTGCCATCAATTACAGCAACAGCTTTAAAGATCATGATGTGAGCGGTATGGTACTCTACAACCAGACCGACCGTACCGATGCTTTTGCCGGTGATTTTATCAGTTCTATCCCTTTCCGGTACCAGGGGCTTGCCGCCCGTGGCACTTATGCGTATGATAACCGCTACCTGGCGGAAGTGAACCTGGGATACAATGGATCAGAGGCTTTTGAAAAAGGCCACCGCTTCGGCTATTTCCCTTCCTACGGTCTGGGTTGGGTGGTCTCCAATGAAAAATTCTTTGAGCCGCTGATGGAAGCTGTCAGCTTCCTGAAATTTCGCGGCTCCTATGGTATTGTGGGCAACAGCAGTATCGGTGGACGCCGGTTTGGCTATATAGCCACTGTTGAAGGCACCACAGGTTATGAGTTCGGGAACAATACCTCCAATAACTATAGTGGACTGGACATTGGTGATTATGCAGTGGATGTAAGCTGGGAAAGGGCCAAGAAGTTCAATATAGGGATGGAGCTCCGCACCCTGCGGGGCGGCCTGAACCTGACAGTGGACCTGTTCATGGAAAACAGGGATGGCATCTTCCGGTCAAGAGGCGATCTGCCTGCTTATGCCGGTATTCGTCGCGCACCTGATGGAAACCTGGGCGCCGTTCGTAACAAAGGCATTGATGGTACCATTACCTATAACAAAAAGCTGGCGCCCAACCTGCATATGGAGTTCCGTGGCAATTTTGTATGGAACAGGGCTATTGTGAAAGAAGACGCCCAGGCACGCTGGCCTTATCCCTGGCAGCAGGCCATTGGCCGCAAGCTGGGGCAGCGTTTTGGACTGACCGCCATCGGCCTGTTTGGATCAAAAGAAGAAGTTGCCAACAGCCCCCTGCAAACCGGCGATATTCAGCCCGGTGATATCAAGTACAAGGATATGAACGGTGATGGCCGTATTGATAACTATGACATGGGCCCTATTGGTTATGGCTCCATTCCTGAAATGGTCTATGGTTTTGGTCCTTCCTTCACCTGGAAGAACTGGGCCGTAGGCGCCTGGTTCAAAGGGATCAGCAATGTGGACATCCACCTGAACGGTGAAGGTCTGCAGCCCTTCCAGCAGGAAGGTATCCGGGGTAACCTGTTCAGCAATATTACCGATCGCTGGACGGCTGATGGCTCCAACCCGGATCCCTGGTATCCCAGGCTCACCTATCCTTCCACCTCCAACTCCAACTACGCCACCAGCTCCTGGTGGGTGAAGAACGGCGCTTTCATCCGCCTGCAGAATGTTGAGCTGAGCTACACTTTCCGCAAGCAGCCCTGGCTGGAAAAGATCGGGGTTACCAACCTGCGCTTTTATGCTGTTGGCTTTAACGTAGCTACTTTCAGCAGCTTCAAATTATGGGATGTGGAAATGGGCGATGGTAAAGGCGCCAATTACCCCCTGTTAAAAACCTATAGTTTCGGCATCGATTGCCGGTTTTAA